A section of the Petrimonas sulfuriphila genome encodes:
- a CDS encoding dihydrofolate reductase, giving the protein MLSTLFLLAACTGNKSETSQVSAEPDLPDSTFQYKVDRFADVEILRYYVPGFKTLPLAQKELIYYLSQAALEGRDILFDQHNRYNLTIRRVCEGVYENYMGDKSSEDWKNFETYLKQIWMANGIHHHYSEDKILPKFSQDYFVSIVKGVDPGRMPFRDGMAADLTLKEILPVMFDANVMPKRMNQSAGADIVATSAVNFYEGVTQKEVEDFYNTMKDPNNLTPVSYGLNSKVVKKDGVVSEQVWKLGGMYDKAIERIIGWLEKAAGVAENEQQKEVINTLISYYRSGDLKTFDDYSVKWVTDTASRVDFVNGFIETYTDPLGMKATWESMVNFKSEEASKRTQLISDNAQWFETHSPIDDKFKKEEVKGVSAKVITAAILGGDCYPATPIGINLPNANWIRRDHGSKSVTIDNITSAYDNAAQGSGFNEEFMWSDAERELSKKYGSLTDNLHTDLHECLGHGSGKLLPGIDGDALKAYGSPLEEARADLFALYYLGDAKMVELELLPDAEAYKAEYYKYIMNGAMTQLTRIQPGKDIEQAHMRNRALISNWVIENGKNENVVEIKQQDGKTFVVVNDYAKLRDLFGKLLSEVQRIKSEGDFEAGKKLVESYGVKVNQALHKEILERYARLDLAPYKGFVNPVYKLVTDESGKVSDVTISYDENYVDQQLRYSKQYSVLPLKN; this is encoded by the coding sequence ATGCTATCAACCCTTTTTCTGTTGGCTGCCTGCACAGGCAACAAATCAGAAACCTCGCAGGTATCTGCTGAACCGGATCTGCCGGATTCCACTTTCCAGTATAAAGTTGACCGGTTCGCCGATGTGGAAATACTCCGTTATTATGTCCCGGGATTTAAGACTTTGCCTTTAGCGCAAAAAGAATTAATCTATTACCTGTCTCAAGCAGCTCTTGAAGGACGCGATATCCTATTCGACCAGCATAACCGGTACAACCTGACTATTCGTAGGGTATGCGAAGGCGTTTATGAAAATTACATGGGCGACAAATCTTCGGAGGACTGGAAGAACTTCGAAACTTACCTGAAACAGATTTGGATGGCAAACGGCATCCATCACCACTATTCCGAAGATAAAATCCTGCCGAAATTTTCGCAGGACTATTTCGTGTCGATCGTCAAAGGGGTGGACCCCGGCCGTATGCCTTTCCGCGACGGAATGGCAGCCGATTTGACATTGAAGGAAATCCTTCCGGTGATGTTCGACGCCAACGTGATGCCTAAGAGAATGAACCAGTCTGCCGGAGCCGATATTGTAGCAACATCGGCAGTGAACTTCTACGAAGGGGTGACCCAAAAAGAGGTAGAAGATTTCTACAACACAATGAAAGATCCGAACAACCTCACGCCGGTTTCCTACGGATTAAACAGCAAGGTTGTGAAAAAAGACGGTGTTGTATCCGAACAAGTGTGGAAGTTGGGTGGAATGTATGACAAAGCCATTGAGCGCATTATCGGATGGCTGGAAAAAGCAGCCGGTGTCGCTGAAAATGAGCAGCAGAAAGAAGTCATCAACACGTTGATTTCCTATTACAGGTCGGGTGATCTGAAAACATTCGACGATTACTCGGTTAAATGGGTAACCGATACCGCTTCGCGCGTAGATTTTGTCAACGGTTTTATAGAGACCTATACCGATCCGCTGGGAATGAAAGCAACCTGGGAATCCATGGTGAACTTCAAAAGCGAAGAAGCGTCCAAACGTACGCAACTTATCAGCGATAACGCACAGTGGTTTGAGACCCACTCACCCATTGACGACAAATTTAAAAAAGAAGAGGTAAAAGGCGTATCGGCAAAAGTAATCACGGCAGCCATCCTGGGAGGAGACTGCTATCCGGCAACCCCCATTGGAATAAATCTTCCCAACGCCAACTGGATTCGCCGCGACCACGGATCAAAATCAGTGACTATCGACAACATTACATCGGCTTACGACAATGCGGCTCAGGGAAGCGGGTTCAACGAGGAGTTCATGTGGAGTGATGCCGAACGTGAACTGTCGAAAAAATACGGTTCGTTAACCGATAACCTGCACACCGACTTGCACGAATGCCTTGGACACGGATCGGGCAAACTACTTCCCGGTATTGACGGCGATGCACTGAAAGCCTATGGATCTCCTTTGGAGGAGGCCAGAGCTGATCTGTTCGCTTTGTATTACCTGGGCGACGCAAAAATGGTGGAACTGGAGCTTCTTCCCGATGCGGAGGCATACAAAGCCGAGTATTACAAGTACATCATGAACGGTGCCATGACACAACTGACGCGCATCCAGCCCGGAAAAGACATTGAACAAGCACACATGCGCAACAGGGCCCTTATATCGAACTGGGTGATCGAAAACGGAAAAAACGAAAACGTAGTGGAGATAAAGCAGCAAGACGGCAAAACATTTGTTGTAGTAAACGATTACGCGAAACTACGCGATCTATTTGGCAAGCTGCTTTCGGAAGTGCAACGCATCAAGTCGGAAGGCGATTTCGAAGCAGGCAAAAAACTCGTGGAATCGTACGGTGTGAAAGTGAATCAGGCGTTGCACAAAGAAATCCTGGAGCGCTACGCCAGATTGGACCTGGCTCCCTACAAAGGTTTTGTAAATCCGGTTTATAAGCTAGTAACCGACGAAAGCGGCAAGGTGTCTGATGTAACGATCTCATACGATGAAAACTATGTTGATCAGCAGTTACGTTATTCGAAACAATACTCCGTACTTCCCCTGAAGAATTAA
- a CDS encoding bifunctional folylpolyglutamate synthase/dihydrofolate synthase produces the protein MTYPETLEYLYIQMPEYQRVGHLAYKPGLGNSLRLDAVFNHPHQHYKTIHIGGTNGKGSTSHLLAAILQQSGYKVGLYTSPHLVDFRERIRVNGEMVPKKYVVDFVKKYRERFEPVMPSFFELTMEMAFLYFEEQEVDVAVVEVGLGGRLDSTNIISPDLCVITNIGFDHMQYLGSTLPEIAAEKAGIIKPHTPVVIGESDDEEVKKVFTVKAESENAPIIFAEAVLNDFSAHRADDEWIITTHEYPDLKNKLGGFAQEKNAKTVLAAVAELKKIGYRIPKEAVYSGFAQVVELTGLKGRWQVLQEKPKIVCDTGHNAHGIRYVVEQLKQEKYNRLHVVFGMVNDKDITSVLAMLPRQAVYYFTRASVERALNEKTLAREAASFGLKGNTFEDVSTAINAAKENADENDFIFIGGSSFIVADALPLFK, from the coding sequence ATGACCTACCCCGAAACATTGGAATACCTCTACATCCAAATGCCCGAATACCAACGCGTCGGGCACCTCGCCTATAAGCCAGGATTGGGAAACAGCCTCCGGCTCGATGCCGTTTTCAATCATCCGCACCAACACTACAAAACCATTCACATCGGAGGAACCAACGGCAAAGGTTCCACATCGCATTTGCTGGCAGCCATCCTCCAACAGTCGGGCTACAAAGTCGGGTTGTACACTTCGCCCCATTTGGTGGATTTCCGTGAACGGATCAGGGTAAACGGGGAGATGGTTCCCAAAAAGTATGTGGTTGATTTCGTAAAGAAATACCGTGAACGGTTTGAGCCTGTAATGCCCTCCTTTTTTGAATTGACAATGGAAATGGCTTTTCTTTATTTTGAAGAGCAAGAAGTTGATGTAGCCGTTGTTGAAGTTGGTTTGGGTGGAAGGCTCGACAGCACTAACATCATCTCGCCCGACCTATGCGTCATCACCAATATCGGGTTTGACCACATGCAGTACCTTGGGAGCACATTACCCGAAATTGCTGCAGAAAAAGCCGGTATTATAAAGCCACATACACCTGTGGTGATTGGCGAATCCGATGATGAAGAGGTGAAAAAAGTTTTTACCGTCAAAGCTGAATCCGAAAATGCACCCATCATTTTTGCCGAAGCAGTTTTAAACGATTTCTCTGCTCACAGGGCTGACGACGAATGGATAATAACCACACACGAATACCCTGACTTAAAAAACAAGCTGGGTGGCTTCGCTCAGGAGAAAAATGCAAAAACAGTCCTGGCGGCGGTAGCGGAATTAAAGAAAATAGGTTACAGGATCCCGAAGGAAGCAGTTTACAGCGGCTTTGCCCAGGTTGTGGAATTAACCGGGCTGAAGGGGCGTTGGCAGGTACTGCAGGAGAAACCAAAAATTGTTTGCGACACAGGACACAACGCACACGGAATCCGATACGTCGTGGAACAACTGAAGCAGGAAAAATACAACCGGTTACACGTTGTTTTTGGAATGGTCAACGATAAAGACATTACATCCGTGTTGGCTATGTTGCCCCGACAAGCCGTCTATTATTTCACCCGGGCATCGGTAGAAAGAGCATTGAACGAAAAGACGCTTGCCAGGGAGGCTGCTTCCTTCGGGTTGAAAGGAAACACTTTCGAAGATGTGTCTACGGCCATAAATGCAGCCAAAGAAAATGCCGACGAAAACGATTTTATTTTCATCGGCGGAAGTTCGTTCATTGTAGCAGATGCACTGCCGTTGTTTAAATAA
- a CDS encoding thymidylate synthase has protein sequence MKQYLDLLQRVLDEGVRKEDRTGTGTISIFGHQNRFRMNDGFPVLTTKKLHLKSIIHELLWFLNGDTNVKYLNDNGVRIWNEWADEDGNLGHIYGYQWRSWPDYNGGHIDQISQIVNTIKNNPDSRRIIVSSWNVADIPNMKLPPCHAFFQFYVADGKLSLQLYQRSADIFLGVPFNIASYALLLKMMAQVTGLDEGDFIHTFGDAHIYLNHLGQVKLQLSREPRPLPEMKINPDVKDIFSFRFDDFELVNYDPHPHIKGEVAV, from the coding sequence ATGAAACAATATTTAGATTTACTTCAGCGCGTGCTGGATGAAGGTGTGCGGAAAGAAGACCGTACCGGAACGGGTACCATCAGTATTTTTGGGCACCAGAACCGGTTCCGGATGAACGACGGATTTCCCGTTCTCACTACCAAAAAACTTCACTTAAAATCGATTATACATGAATTGTTGTGGTTCCTTAACGGGGATACCAACGTAAAATACCTGAACGACAACGGTGTACGTATCTGGAACGAATGGGCGGACGAGGATGGGAATCTCGGACATATATACGGTTACCAGTGGCGTTCGTGGCCGGACTATAACGGGGGACATATCGATCAAATATCTCAGATAGTCAACACGATTAAAAATAACCCTGATTCTCGCCGCATCATCGTAAGTTCGTGGAACGTGGCCGATATTCCCAACATGAAGCTTCCGCCCTGTCACGCCTTCTTCCAGTTCTACGTAGCCGATGGAAAACTGAGCCTGCAACTCTATCAGCGCAGCGCCGATATTTTTCTGGGTGTACCCTTTAACATTGCGTCCTACGCGTTGCTGTTGAAAATGATGGCACAGGTTACCGGGCTGGATGAGGGTGATTTCATCCACACCTTTGGCGATGCCCATATCTACCTCAACCACCTGGGACAGGTAAAACTGCAACTTTCCCGCGAACCGCGACCGTTGCCCGAGATGAAGATCAATCCCGATGTGAAGGATATTTTCAGTTTCCGTTTTGACGATTTTGAACTGGTAAATTACGATCCGCATCCACATATAAAAGGTGAAGTAGCCGTATGA
- a CDS encoding dihydrofolate reductase, translating to MTDNPQTIAIIVALDEQNAIGSNGDLLCHLPSDLKHFKKITTGYAVIMGRKTYESLPKGALPNRTNIVITSGEPENYPGCTVVRSVEEALSRCSNQGKAFIIGGGKLYRSTLHLATQLYLTRIHHTFDDADTFFPEIPFTEWKLVEKESHETDDKHPYAYTFLNYNKK from the coding sequence ATGACAGACAATCCTCAAACCATAGCCATCATCGTTGCTCTCGATGAACAAAATGCCATTGGTAGCAACGGCGATCTGCTCTGCCATCTGCCCAGCGACCTGAAGCACTTTAAAAAGATCACCACCGGATACGCTGTGATCATGGGCCGGAAAACCTATGAATCTTTACCCAAAGGAGCATTACCCAACCGTACCAATATCGTGATTACCTCCGGTGAACCGGAGAACTATCCCGGATGCACGGTTGTTCGCTCTGTCGAAGAGGCACTTTCTCGTTGCAGCAATCAGGGAAAAGCATTCATCATAGGTGGCGGGAAATTGTATCGATCCACGCTTCACCTGGCGACCCAACTCTACCTTACACGCATCCATCACACCTTTGACGATGCGGATACTTTTTTTCCAGAAATCCCTTTTACAGAATGGAAACTCGTTGAAAAAGAATCGCACGAGACCGACGATAAACATCCATATGCATATACATTTTTAAACTATAACAAAAAATAG
- a CDS encoding sigma-70 family RNA polymerase sigma factor yields the protein MGKEAWKRFLAGDERSFEALYNTYFPELFAYALKIGFNEETCKDAIHDVFFKLYASKNKLRHIQNIEFYLLGSVKNRLFDIHTIEHKIHEINYLDFFIENEKNIIEQIIDEERQLQLQKKLSHLLQTLPPRQRKIINYHYQLNLNYAEIGEILNLSPDAVKKTLYRALKKMKDNSRPHSLSSLIYLFTIFG from the coding sequence ATGGGCAAAGAAGCATGGAAAAGATTCTTAGCGGGTGATGAAAGATCTTTCGAAGCACTTTACAATACCTACTTCCCGGAGCTTTTCGCCTATGCGTTGAAAATAGGATTCAACGAAGAAACATGCAAGGATGCGATACACGACGTCTTTTTCAAACTTTATGCATCAAAAAACAAATTGCGGCATATTCAGAACATTGAATTCTATTTGCTCGGCAGCGTAAAAAATCGGCTATTCGACATTCACACCATAGAACACAAAATACACGAAATCAACTATCTGGACTTCTTTATTGAGAATGAGAAAAACATCATTGAACAAATAATTGATGAAGAAAGGCAACTCCAGTTACAAAAAAAACTGTCACACCTGCTTCAAACTCTACCTCCCAGGCAACGGAAAATAATCAACTATCATTATCAACTTAACCTGAATTATGCAGAAATAGGCGAAATTCTCAATCTCTCTCCCGATGCCGTAAAAAAAACATTGTACAGGGCACTCAAAAAAATGAAAGATAATTCCAGACCCCATTCGTTATCATCTCTTATATATTTATTCACAATATTTGGTTAA
- a CDS encoding FecR family protein, translating to MKQNIHDKNFLCDDLFIYWRTHPTKELTAFWSKFIRENEHLREPFQEAISEFDKIRQGQCTYRLEKKTVYRELQGRLGQARRRRLRILYASSVAAILFLVLVTVLYTTRREEIVPGKQMAFIGEVMNRDKVQLFTEHQVVDLENNATVQFSDKEKALIRDSISQKEIDLKNNRKNRLIVPFGKKSSILLSDGSTVYVNSGTELEFPSAFSSEAREISVKGEIFIEVTKQDHPFIIHTPQSQITVYGTSFNVSSYTDDPSESVVLVNGSVEVKSAGNSLMLKPNQKAEISNGSIQQQQVDVMEYTSWKNGYMLLNKTSLTNVLKKIGRYYNIEFNYDAGLKLHNQTCSGKLFLSDNFEDVLQSFSKMTFLNYNVLNERVIYISKP from the coding sequence ATGAAGCAAAACATACACGATAAAAATTTTTTGTGTGATGATCTTTTCATATACTGGAGGACTCATCCTACCAAAGAGTTGACAGCTTTCTGGAGCAAATTTATCAGAGAGAACGAACACCTCAGGGAACCGTTTCAGGAAGCCATTTCCGAATTCGACAAAATACGACAGGGACAATGTACATACCGGCTTGAAAAAAAAACTGTGTACCGGGAACTGCAAGGAAGACTTGGGCAGGCAAGGAGGAGAAGACTGCGGATTCTGTATGCATCATCTGTTGCTGCCATTTTATTTTTGGTTTTGGTTACGGTACTTTATACAACCCGCCGGGAAGAAATCGTACCCGGCAAGCAAATGGCATTCATTGGAGAGGTGATGAACCGGGACAAAGTACAGTTATTCACAGAACATCAAGTGGTTGACTTGGAAAATAACGCCACAGTTCAATTCTCAGACAAGGAAAAGGCCCTGATCAGGGATTCTATCTCCCAAAAGGAAATTGATTTAAAAAACAACCGGAAAAACAGACTTATTGTCCCTTTCGGAAAAAAATCTTCGATCCTTCTTTCCGATGGATCAACCGTATATGTAAACTCCGGTACCGAATTGGAATTTCCTTCTGCTTTTTCCAGCGAGGCTCGGGAAATTAGTGTAAAAGGTGAAATCTTTATTGAAGTGACAAAGCAAGACCATCCATTCATCATTCACACGCCTCAATCCCAGATAACCGTTTACGGAACTTCGTTCAACGTATCTTCCTATACCGATGACCCAAGTGAATCGGTGGTGCTGGTGAACGGATCTGTGGAAGTAAAGAGCGCGGGCAACTCTTTGATGCTGAAACCTAACCAAAAAGCTGAAATTAGTAACGGAAGTATCCAGCAACAACAGGTGGATGTTATGGAATATACCAGTTGGAAAAACGGATATATGTTGTTGAACAAAACCTCATTGACCAATGTACTCAAAAAAATCGGAAGATACTATAACATCGAATTTAATTACGATGCAGGGCTAAAACTGCACAATCAAACCTGTTCGGGGAAATTATTCCTGTCCGATAATTTTGAAGATGTGTTGCAATCATTTTCAAAAATGACCTTTCTGAATTACAACGTACTGAATGAAAGGGTTATATACATAAGTAAACCCTAA